ACATCGTAGAGCTTTCCAAGGAGTTCGTCCGCCAGTACTACCGCGAGACCGGATATCACAAGGCCCTTTATGATGCAAGGGAGAAGGGACTTCCCGAGCCCGACATACCTGCGCTTCCGCAGGAGATCGTCGACCGCGTGAGCAAGCTCTACGTCGACATGTACGAGCGCATCACCGGCGAGAAATTCTGATAAAACCTCATCCCGGCCTTATGGCCGGGGTTTTGGTCGGGACCGGACCCATCCGGTCCCCCCTATTGTCTTCCGTGTTTCAAAAGACCCGGTCACATGATGGTGACCAAGGTCCTGCTCTGCCCGATCGGGCATTCCGCCTTCTCGCCGACGGTCTCTATGGAGACCTTGGTGCCGGCATCGACCCCTGTAGGGTTGCATTCGTAGAAATGAGGGCATCCGACCTGTCCGCATTCCGAGGGCTGGAAGGAGATCCTGGATCCCTCCATGGCGATCTTCTTCTCGACCACGGCCTTTCTGGAGACCTTCTCGACCTCGACGACGTGGACGAGCCCCTCGATCATATCGCAGTCATGGGTGGGTTTCCTGAGCTTTTTGATCCTGTATTCGGATCCTTTCTCGAGGTTCAGGCATATGTCCTTCACTTTGCAGCCTTTGCATTCGAGCTGCGGTCCGAGATAGATGAACCTGTTTTCTTCTTTGGCCAGATCTTCGCTGACTAGAGTTAGCTGTATCATTTTTTCATCTCAGATGACGCCCGTAGTACGGGCGAGGTTTAGTGCCGCGTTGCGCGTAAGTCCGTTCTCTCCGAGAATGGTGAACCTGTCCTTCCTCACTTTGTTGGCCGCCACGAGGGCATCGACCACATCGTCGGAGGACAGTCCGAGTTCGGCGGCCGTTGTGGGGGCCCCGATATTCTTCAGAGCATCGCGTATCTGTTTCCAGTCGCCTCCGTGGAGGCACATCATCATTATGCATCCGACCCCGCATTGCTCCCCGTGGAGGGCCTTTCCCGGGTGCAGCAGGTCGAGTGCGTGGGAGAACATGTGCTCGGAACCGCTGGTAGGTCTGGAACTTCCGGCTATGCACATGGAAACCCCTGATGCTATCACGGGTTTGAGGACGAGCCATATGCTCTCCTCCAGTCCGGGTTTTATGAGTGTGGAGTTGTTTATGAGGCTCTCCGCGGCATAGTGTGCCATCGTGTATGCGGATGTGCTGAATTCCTCGTCCTTTATCTTCCTGGCGAAATCCCAGTCCTTGAGGGCGGTCATGTTGGATATGACGTCCGCGCATCCGGATGCGAGGAATCTGTACGGTGCCTTCACAAGGACGCCCGTATCGGCTATGACGGCCATGGGGGGACATGCCTGGATGGTGAGGGGTGCCCCTTCCTCGTTCTTCATGGATGCCCTGTCCGAGCAGATGCCGTCGTGGGCTATGGACGTGGGGATGCTGACGAAAGGTATGCCGAGGTCGTTCGAGACGAGTTTGGCGGTGTCGATCTTGCTGCCGCCGCCGATGGCGAGGATGAACGTTGAACGCATCTCCTTCGCCGCGGCCTTCGCCTTCTCCACATTGTCATGGTCGCATCCGTCCGTGAATACGGGGGCCACGTTGAAATGCTCGGAAACAAGGTCTTCCACCTGTTTCCCGGCAGCTTCGTAGGTGTTCCTGCCGGTGATGATTATGCCGTCCTCACCGAAAAGGAGGGAGCGGCAGATGTCGGCCGTCTGTTCCAGGACATTGTGACCGAATACTGTCGTCCTTGGAAAGTTCATGGTCCTGGCCTTCGTGAATTCCCCCGCCATGGTATCACCACGTCTCCATATCATCTGAAACTATAAAAGCCGTCCATCCGATAGAGTGCCATGAAGGCCCTGATCCTATGCGGGAGCGGTAACAGGGAAGGTTTCACCAATGCGATGTGCCAGGGTGCGGAGAGGGCCCTGTCCTCCGATGGATGGGACGTCGACGTCCTGCGTCCGTATGACATGGATGTCCGTCACTGCAACGGCTGTCTGGGATGCAGGAAGGACGGCCGTTGCGTCATAGACGACGATATGGGGGAGGTATACTCCCTGTTCGAGGGTGCGGACCTGCTGATCCTGGCGACGCCCATCCAGTTCAGCGGTCCGTCGTCGGTCCTTAAGACGGTCGTCGACCGTTTCAACCCTTATTGGTACCGCAAAGGTGCGCACCCGTCCCGCTGCGCCGCCATGATGTGCGGAGGAAGCGAAAGTCCCAGATTCTCCAACACGGTGTCGATATTGAAGGCATTCTCCGCAACGGTCGGGATGGAATGGGCGGGGGAGCTATGTCTCGGAGGAACGGATTCCGGGGATACGGCCTATTACGAGAGGAAGGCCGGGGAGTTCACCGCAGGGATCTCCTCGATACGAACGGGAACACGTCGACCGCCCTGTCCTCCGTATCAGGGTACCGGGAACAGGGACAGTACGGGATGGTCCTGCAATGGTCGGACATGATGTGCCAGACGTCCTCGCCTATCGATCCGTCCAGGTCGGCCACCATGACGGTCCCGAATCCCATGGCACATAGTTTTCCTATCCTTTCCGTCGGATCGCGGTATCTGCCGAGGGCTTTTCCCTCGCGGCATACGATAAAAGGTATGCAGTCGCCGGATATGTCTATGGCCGTCTCCAGAACCGAATCGTCCATGACGGTATGGATGGGGATCACCAGTTTCTCCAGGCCCGGGAGGAAGGCGTCCAATATGTCCGACTCGTCGTATACGGATTCGATGAGCCAGACGTCGTTTCCAGGGACCTTGCATCTTTCCACGAACTGCGGTACGAAACGTCCGGAGGAAAGGCTCCCGGCATCGGCCAGCACGACGGTCCCTCTGGATTTTCTCGGTTTGAGGGAGTCTATGGACGACAGTGGCACGGTCTCCGTCAAGGAGAAGTTCCGTCCGTCGTAAGATACGGGGCCTGCGCATACTGTCCCGTTATTCACCATTCCATAGATGATCGGTATGTCCATGTTCTCCATCCCTCTGCGAGACTCATATCATGCGGGACGTACATTTATCCCTTCTTGAAAAGAGGGATGTCCTTGGGGATGTATGTTATCCTCTGGTTCGATGCATGTTTCACATACGGGAAGAGCCATTCGGCCTGATACCTCTCGGGTGCGGCGTAGTACTTTTTGTCCTTCTTTATGAACTGCAGGACGGGGGAACTGCCGCTGTTGTCGAAGACGGATGCTTCGTCGGCGATATCCATGAACTTGTCCAGGAGTTTCAGGGAGTTGTAGTATCCATTGTATTCCTCTTCCCAATTGCACCCTATGAAGCTGTTTCCCGACCTGAGCTTCCTGCCGAATCCGATCTCCGGTCCGCATATCGCCATGTATACGAACGATATGCGGTAATCGTTCTTCGCAGTCTGTTGTGCCAGACGCAGGGTGCTGTCGTCCGTGCAGGGGCATTCTATCCCGAATGTGATGCCGATCTTGACGAGACTCTGGCTGAGGGACATGCATTGTTCCCTTGCGAATTTCAGACTGTTCTCCTTGTCGGTAAGGCATCTCTCATAGTTGTTGCACGATATCATCCTCATGTCGCAGGCGCGGTCCAGACCCGTGCTCACGACGGCGGATGATTTCCCGGCGCCTCCAGGACCGGTCACGATGTAGAGGGTCGGACCGTCCTCCTCCCCGCAGGGGCCGTCGTCCGTATACCCTCTGGACGTCTGGGCGGGTGCAGGGTCGTATCTGGAGTTGTATTCGTTGGGGAAGCACCTTCCAATCGATTCCACCTTCTCGATGAAATCTTTTGAAACGACAGAATATAGCATGTCCACTAATCCCCCTAATTTTCCCGTAATCGTTTACGGGGTTCTTAATAGTTAGTCCTTTATATTCATTTAAAAACGCGGCAGAGGGCGACCGCGAGTTCTGTATCGTTCGAAGTAAAGTTTTCGACCCGGGTATTCCCGGGTCATTGTTTGGGTCAGTCTGTTTTCGTGCCTTCATTCATGGCGGCAGGTATCTCCACGGCGTTGACGGCCAGACATATGATCGCTCCGAGGATCGCCATCCATACTCCTGCACCTGCATGTACGCCGCTCCCTTTGACCATGATCCAATTCTGGAACAGCAGGCATAGGGCGATCACCGCGACGGCCATCAACGAGAAGATCACAAGCATGAACAGTCTGTCTCTTCCGGCAGGGCTAGGCATGATGACCGATGCGGTCTTCAACAAGAGCAGGGCCGCTTCGATGATGGACACTATCCAAGGAATGGATTTCTCCCAGTCGTTCGTCGTTTTGAGGCTGCTTATGTCGAAACCGGTCTTGCTGACGGTTCCGAATGTGCCCCATGTCTGAAGATGGCGACTGCGATGAGCACTATCCCTGCTATGGTGAGCAGGTTCGTCATTCTAGAATCCGATCTTATCACTAACATTTCTCCCATCCGATTAAGGACGAGTTGATATGTCAACTACAAACAATATAACATTGCCGATTGATATGACGAATCATTGTAACAAACGAAAAACGGTGTAAAAGCATGTTCGGGTCCGGTTTTTTACTTCCGGACCCAGTGTAAATCAGTTTATCAGTTCTTGTTGGCGAGCTTCTTGAACGCCTCGAAGGCCTGTCCGATGCTGAGGATCAGGGAGATGGCGGCACCGATGATGGCGACGTAGCATCCCATTCCGACCTTTACCTCCGCGACGGTGATGCCGGCGGTGGCGAGGGTTCCGAAGATATCCCAGGTGATGAACAGGATACCGAGGACGAGGATGACGAGCGAGAGGACGAACACGATGATGGAAACGTACTTCGCAAGCATCTCGGGTTTCATGTAGTCGACGATCTCAACGACGATCATTATGACCGCCAGTATGAGGGAGATAAGGGGTATGTTGGCCTGCCAGCCGTCGGTGTAGTCTCCAAGGTTCATTCCGCCGTAATTGGTGGTCCCTGTCAGCACTCCCTCGTAGGTTATCCATGTGAGGAATGCCGCAACAATAACGATGACGGAACCGATGAAGGTCAGGAGCCCCATCATCTTTGCATCTAGTTTGAAATTTGCCATTTATAGCATCTCCATCCCGATTAGGGGTATTCCTTCACTACGTTATGTTTAGTATATATACTACACTGTATGCCCGTTTTTCGACATTTTTGTAAGCCAGACAATGAGAACCTGTGTCCCAGTACGGCATATCTGCTTTTTCGGATAATAGTATTAAAAGAGAGTAGTACGATTCATATCCTGGTAACAACCATGGCAGGAAAGATCGAGTTCTACAAATGCGCCAAGTGCGGAGAGATCATCGAGAAGGACTATGCGGCAGGATGCGACTGCACTCCCGTCTGCTGCGGAGAGCCTATGGTAAAGCTCGAGGCGCAGACCGCCGATCCCGACGAGAACAAGCACGTCCCTTACATCGAGAAGGTCGACGGCGGGGTCCTCGTGAAGGTAGGGAAGTCCGCGGCACACCCCATGGAGCCCGACCACTACATCGTCTTCATCGAGATCTGCGCCGACGGGATCCTCATGAGGAAGTACCTCAAGCCCGGAGACAAGCCCGAGGCGTTCTTCAAGACCGATGCCAAGAAGGTCATCGCCTGGGAACTGTGCAACAAGCACGGCATCTGGACCTACCAGTAAACATATTTCCGGGCAGGGATGCCCGGAACATACCATTATCCAATCCTATTATCGCGGTCCTGCGAGCATTATTTATCTGGTGTCTCTTATTTTCGTTAGGTTGCGGGATGACATCCCGAGGTGTTCGAAATGGCGGAGAAATATGAGCCGAAGGCTACAGCCCGGCATAAACAGATGGCCAAATCCAAGGAGCAGGAGGTCGAGGCCAAGAAGAACAGGTACGAGCACGAGAAGGTCGCGCTCAGGAAGTACAGGGACGAACGCAAGCAGGCCCTGAAAGCCGTCCCCAAGGAAGACCGTCCCGCCGAGAAGGAGAAGACCCAGGCGGAGGTCGAGAAGAGGAAGGCCCTCATCGCCAGGTACCGTGACGAGTACAAGTCCTCCAGTAAAGCCCTCAAGGAGGAGAAGAAGGCCAAGAAGAAGGCCGAGCACGAGAGCAGGGTACAGATCGAGTTCATAGACGAGAAGGACAGTCCCGAACCCGAACCCGAGGTCTCCCCCGACGGGACCCCGGTCAAGGAGAAGAGGATCACCGTGGAATTCAGATCCGATGTGCCAGACAAGGATCGGGACACCGACGGCAAATGACCGTACAGGCGGGGCATAAGCCCCGCCCACGGCATGTGCCAGATATTTTATTTCCAATGCCGGTCGCTACATTCCGGCCGTATGCGTATTTTATGTTTCCTCGCGTGCGTGCCCGCGCGTTCCCGTGCAATAATATTTATAACATAAACCGATGGCATTCTTACCGTTCAAGGAGATTCGAAAATGATCTTCACCGATTCCGCAGACCTTCTTCTTCTCGAGTAAGATCAGCGGAGCGGAGAACGGTTTGGTGGTTTTAACATGACTCAACAAACCAGTGAAAGCGCTCAAAAGTTGGAAGAGATGTTCGCGATAAGTCCGTACAACCAGCTTGCGCTCTCTGGTGTGGGACCCATCAAAGATGTCAAGATCTTCGATACCACGCTGAGGGACGGCGAGCAGGCCCCGGGAATCGCACTGAGCCCGGATGACAAAGTACGCATCGCACAGGCCCTCGACAGCCTCGGTACCGACATAATAGAGGCAGGGTTCGCCGCTTCCAGCGACATCGAGAAGGAGACCCTGAGACAGATAAAGGACCTGAACCTGAACGCGACCGTATGTTCTCTGGCCCGTTCCGTCCACAAGGATATAGACGCGGTCATAGACTCCGGCCTGGATTACATCCACACGTTCATCGCCACATCCGACCTGCATATGCAGTACAAGCTGAAGATGACCCCCGAGCAGGTCAAGGAGAGGGCCGTCGATGCGGTGGAGTATGCCAGGGAGCACGGCCTGGAGGTCATGTTCTCCTGCGAGGATGCGACCAGGTCCAGGATGGACTTCATGAAGGAGATCCTGCTGGCCGTCCAGGAGGCCGGGGCCTCCTCCGTCAACATCCCGGACACCGTCGGTGTGATCATCCCCAAGGCATACGGGAACATGATCGCGGAGCTGCATAAGACCCTGAAGATCCCGATCTCCGTCCATTGCCACAACGATATGGGACTGGCCCTGGCCAATTCCCTGGCCGCGGTGGAGAACGGGGCCACGATCGTCCAGGGATGCGTCAACGGTTTCGGCGAGAGGACCGGCAACGTCGCCCTGGAGGAGGTCGCCGTCAACCTGTTCGCCAATTACGGCGTGAAGACATACGACCTGAGCAAGATCTCGGAGACCTCCGCACTGATCGAGAGGATAACCGGGTTCTCCATGGCCGCCAACAAGCCCATCGTAGGGAGGAACGCCTTCGCCCACGAGTCCGGGATACATGTCCATGGCATAATGAACAACACCGCCACCTATGAGCCGTTCCTGCCCGAGGTGGTGGGCGCAAAGAGGCGTCTGGTGGTCGGAAAGCTGTCCGGATCCCATGCGGTCGAGGGGAAGCTGGAGGAGATGGGCGTCAAATTCCCTGCGGAGCACATCGACGAGCTGATGGAAGCCGTGAAGAAGATGTCCATCAGCGGGAAGGAGATCACAGACGCGGAACTGATGGCCATCGCCGACGACATAATGTGGAAGAAGTCCACCGAGAGGAAGGAGTGCGTCCTGGACGAGCTGACGGTCATCACCGGCAGGTCCACGACCCCCACGGCCACCGTGACCATAACCAAGGCCGATGGCAGCAAGGTGACCGTCGCCGATACCGGCGTAGGGCCGGTAAACGCGGCCGTCAACGCGATAAGGAAGGCCGTCAACAGCAACATGACGATGGAGGAGTACAAGCTGTCCGCCATAACCGGCGAGAGCGACTCCATGTGTCAGGTCGCGGTGACGATGAAGAACGTCCAGAACGACGGGAACATATCCTTCGGCAGGGCCGTCGGTATGGACATCGTCGAGACGTCCGTGGATGCCACCATGGCGGCCATAAACAGGGATTTCGCCCGCGTGAAACACGATAAGAAGGAATGCTAAATGGGAAAGACAATCGCAGAGAAGATCCTGTCCGAGCATTCGCACACCGATGCGAAGGCCGGACAGATCGTGGTGGCCGACGTCGATTTCGTCATGGTGAACGATGTCACCGGCCCCATAGCTTTCAGGAAATACGACGAGATAAACAACGGCAAGATGTTCAAGGAGAGGATGGTCCTCATCCCCGACCATTACGTCCCTAACAAGGACATCGCATCCGCGGTGCAGGCCAAGGAGATGAGGGACTTCGTGAGGAAACACGACCTCCCCAACTACTTCGAGATCGGGAAGGGCGGCGTCTGCCACCAGCTGATGGTGGAGGAGGGGTTCGCCGCTCCCGGGAGACTCATCGTAGGGGCCGATTCCCACACCTGCACGTACGGTGCCGTCAACGCCCTCTCCACCGGTATCGGCTCCACCGAGGCCGGGGTCGTGTTCGCCACCGGGAAACTGTGGTTCAAGGTCCCCGAGTCCATCAAGGTGGAACTGACCGGAAAGTTCAGGAAACATGTCGGAGGAAAGGACCTGATCCTGAAGATCATCTCCGACATCGGGGTGGACGGGGCCAACTACAAGGCCTTCGAGTTCTGCGGGGAGGGTGTGCACAACATGTCGGTCCCCGACAGGCTCGCCGTGTCCAACATGGCGATCGAGGCCGGCGGGAAGGCGGGCATATTCCCTTGCGACGACAAGACCGAGGAGTACATCAAGGACTTCGTAAGAGGGGACTACACCCCCGTGGAGGCAGATCCCGACGCGCAGTACTGCCGCGTCCTGAAATACGACCTCTCCGAGCTGGAGTCCATGGTCGCGTTCCCGCATCTGCCCAGCAACGGACATGCGGTGAAGGACGTCGACGTGAAGATCGACCAGGCCTACCTCGGCAGCTGTACCAACGGCCGTATCGAGGACATGAGGGTCGCCGCGGAGATAATCAAGGGAAGGAAGGTCGCCGACGGGGTCCGCTTTATCGTCGTCCCCGCTTCCCAGAGGGTCTACAGGGCCATGGTGGACGAAGGTCTGATGGACATATTCCTGGATGCCGGAGCGTTCGTATCAGGTCCCACCTGCGGTGCCTGCCTCGGAGGATACATGGGCATCCTGGCGGCCGGCGAGAGGGCGGTCTCCAGCACCAACAGGAACTTCATCGGGCGCATGGGGGACAAGGCCTCCGAGGTCTACCTCGCAGGTCCTGAGGTGGTGGCGGCATCCGCCATCGCCGGGAAGATAGTCACGCCCGCACAGCTGGAGGGGAACTGAATGGTGTCCAAGACAGTGGAAGGAAAGGTATGGAGGTTCGGCGACGACGTCGATACCGACCAGATCATACCGGCCGAGCGTCTCGTATCCACGAACCTCGACCATCTCAACGACTTCATATTCGAGAAGGTAAGGCCCGGCTTCGGGCCCATGGTAGGGAAGGGCGACATCCTGGTCGCTGGGAAGAACTTCGGGTGCGGCTCCTCCAGGGAGCACGCCCCCCTGTCCCTGATGGAGGCGGGATTCAGCTGCATAGTGGCCGAGTCCTTTGCCCGCATCTTCTACAGGAACTCGATGAACATCGGTCTCCTCCTGGTGGAGTGCAAGACCGATGCGAAGGAGGGTGACGTGGTGAAGGTGAGCATCGGCGACGGGACCGTCACCGACGAGACCTCCGGCGAGCAGTGGACGTTCGAGAAATATCCGCCTTTCATCGCCCAGCTCATCGATGCCGGCGGCATCGTCAACCTGGTCAAGGAGGGGAGATTCTGAAGCACTTCGCCATCGTCCCCGGGGACGGTATCGGACCCGAGGTCGTCAAGGTCGGGACCGACTGCATGGAGGCCCTCTGCGAGATCTCCAGCTTCGATTTCGACGGAGAACTCTTCAACATCGGAGGGCAGAGGTATCTCGAGACCGGGGAGCTCCTCACTGACCAGGACATCTCCGACCTGAAAAAGAAGGATGCGATCTACTTCGGGGCCATCGGGGACCCGAGGATCAAACCCGGGATACTGGAAGGAGGCATCCTCCTCAAGATGAGGGCGGTCTTCGACCAGTACATAAACCTCCGCCCCGTCACCTCCTGGTTCCCGTACGTCCCTCTCAAGAGGGAGGTGCCCTTCGACATCCACTTCCTCAGGGAGAACACCGAGGACTTCTACATGGGTCTCGGGGCGAAGCTCAGGAAGGACAACGGATACAGGGCGGAGATAGGGGTCAAGAGGGAGTCCTACGACATGGGATTCGACATCAAAGCGGAGCCTTCGGAGGACGACGAATACTCCATAGAGGTCGGTCTCCTCTCCAGGAAGGGTGTGACCCGTTTCGCCGACTACGCCTTCAAGTATGCGCAGGCGAGGGGAGAGGACAAGGTCACCCTCGTGGACAAGGCCAATGTCATCACCAACAACTACGGGATGCAGAGGGAGATCTTCCAGCAGAAGGCCGACGAGTACGGGATGAAGCTCGATTTCATGTTCGTCGACGCGATGAGCATGGCCATGATCGTCCGTCCCGAGACCTTCGGCACCGTGGCGGTCCCCAACCTCTTCGGGGACATACTCACCGACCTCGGTGCACAGCTGCAGGGAGGACTCGGAATGGGTGGCAGCGGGAACATCAACCCGCACGGTCTCAGCATGTTCGAGCCCATCCACGGGTCCGCTCCGGACATCGCCGGCCAGGGCAAGGCGAACCCCATCGCCGCGGTCCTCGCCGCCGAGATGCTCCTCGACAACCAGGGATTCCCCGAAGAAGGCAGGATGCTCCATGCGGCCGTGAGGCATTGCCTCGACACCATGCAGGTCACCCCCGACCTCGGCGGCAAGCTGAGGACCGAGGAGGTCGGCAAGGCCATGGTGGACTTCATCCTCAACCAGAAGAAGTGAGGGCCTTGCTGGAACTCGAGCTTCGTTTCCAATATGCCGACGGGAGGACCGCGGAATCGGTCCTCTCCGCCGTATCCCCGGAGAACGGGGGATATGTGGAGGCGAGGCTCGAGGGAAACACCATAATCTACAGGATGTCGGCGGAGAACGCCGGCAGACTCCGCAATACCGCGGACGACCTCATGGCATGCATAAAGGTCGCAGAGGACGCCGCAGGCCTGGTATCGGAAGACTCCTCCGGATCGGAGGAGAGGTCCGGATAAGTACGTACGTAACTTTTTATGCGTACCGATGCGATACGGAAGGAGCGATACAGATGGCCAAGAAGATCCTCATAATCTCTACAAGCCTCAGGAAGGACAGCAACTCGGAGATCCTCGCACACGAGTTCGAGAAAGGGGCCAAGGAGGCCGGGAACGAGGTCGAGTTCGTCTCCCTCAAGGGGAAGAGGATCGCGTTCTGCAACGGATGCGGCATGTGCCAGAAGACGGGTCGCTGCAACATCAGGGACGACGCCAATGCGATCGTCGATAAGATGGCGAGGTCCGAGGTCATCGTGTGGGCCGCCCCCATATACTATTACGAGATGCCGGGGCAGATGAAGACCCTCATAGACCGTGCCAACTGTCTGTTCTGTACAGAGAATGCGATCAGGGAGACCTATGTGCTCATGACGTGTTCCGACGAGAGCCAGACTGCTGTGGACGGACCTCTCAAGGGGGTTTCCGGATGGGTCAGATGCCTTCAGGGCGTAGAGTTGAAGGGGCATGTATGTGCCACATCGACCACCGAACCCAACACCGTCCTCGAATCCCCGGCATTCATGCAGGCATACAACCTCGGTAAGAGCATAGAATGAGATTCATCTGCGAGGTCCGTAGGAGATCTCGGGATTCAGAAGCCAACAGCCGCTGCGTCTGCTCCCGGAACGCATGATGAGTTTCTTCTGCTGAAGTGCCAGCGTGATCCTCTTCACCTTGGACAGCTCTATGCCGGTCCTTTCCGATATGGCGGTCTGGGTTATCCCTCCGTCGCTTTTTATGAGCTCCATGACGGCGTTCTCATCCTCTTCCAGTATCTCGTCCGGTACCTTCTTTCCGCGGGGGAATGTTACTTTGAAATGCTGATGGTCGATTTCGAACCTGGGTTCGAACGATCCGTTCTCCTCGCAGGCGCGGATCATCTTCCTTATCCCGGTCCCGTAGCCTTCCACATATCCCCTTCTTTTGAAAACGGACATCAGTATGGGATTCCTTATGGACGAGTATCCGGACAAGGTCTGTTCCAGACTAAGTTTGTAAGGTGTTCCAGGGGATTCTATCTCGACCCTGTCATCGAACACGCGGACGAATATGGAGAATGAGTCCAGGAAGTAGTCCCTGTGCAGTACGGCATTGACGACGGCCTCCCTGAATGCGATCAGCGGTATCTCGTAGCGGTCGATACGGTGCAGCTGTCTGTCGTCCATCTCGAAATAGCGGAAGATGCGGTTGGCTATGAAATCGGTCGCGCCGTCGATCTGATCGAACAGGTCGTCGGTCAGATCCCTGCTCTCGTCCACGAATATCGCATCGTTCCCATGGAAGCGGATGCAGTGGACGGCCGCATAAGGGAATGGGTTCTCGGTCAGGAGAGCGTATGCGCGGGTGGCCTTGTATCCATGCGGGACGTTTATCAGGATCCCTGCATTTATCAGGGAGTTTATCTCCGCATTCATACCGAATATCCTGTGGCACAGTCTCTCCGACTCTTTTTCCGTCACCTCCATGGAATTCTGTTCCAAGGAGTCGAAGTACATGTTCTCGCCGTTGGCCATGAGGGAACGGATGGTCCCGGAGTCGGCCGGAACCGTGATGGCGTTTATGCGGACATATGTGCCAGCATCTATGTCGCGGCCTTTGAGGTGATAGGGGGTGTTCTTTCCCGGGACGAACTCGGCCACGATGACATTCTTTCCTTCTATGTTCACGATACATACGTCGAACGATATCTGCGGTTCGATGGAGTCGTTCAGGGCCTGTGTGATGGAATCCCTGGTCTTGAACACCTCGTCATCCGGTATCCCTGACACATCGCCCCGGTCGTCGACCCCGAAGAGGATCCTTCCTCCAGAACCGTTGGCGAACGCTATCGCGGTCTTGACATATTTATCGTCCTTGGATGGTTTGGATACCTTGAATTCGAGATTATCGGATTCTCCTTTTGAGATCTCTCTCGAGATCACGGCAGATATGTCGGGGATGTCGAATCCTGCAGTCATGATCCGCATACGCTACACCTTTCTTTATGAACCCATGTACTGCATGCAGTACTGCAAATCGGTTCATTTATTGGTTTATAGTATCACATATGGGGGTTAAAACCATTTGTTTGAACCAATGAACTATAAATGAACTAATTAAGATGTTTGAGGAGGGAGGGTCGATACCCTCCGTCACTCGTCTTTGTCCTCGTCGGAACCGGTGCGGGTCTTGACGGCGATACCCTTCTTCATGGAGAATATCTCGTTCTTGACAAGGAGCATCTTCCCGGTACCGACGGGCCTGTCGTCCTTATCGACGATGATCGCCTCGTCCATCGGCACCAGTTCCTCGTCCACCGCGGTGACG
The nucleotide sequence above comes from Candidatus Methanomethylophilus alvi Mx1201. Encoded proteins:
- a CDS encoding isocitrate/isopropylmalate dehydrogenase family protein, which encodes MVPGDGIGPEVVKVGTDCMEALCEISSFDFDGELFNIGGQRYLETGELLTDQDISDLKKKDAIYFGAIGDPRIKPGILEGGILLKMRAVFDQYINLRPVTSWFPYVPLKREVPFDIHFLRENTEDFYMGLGAKLRKDNGYRAEIGVKRESYDMGFDIKAEPSEDDEYSIEVGLLSRKGVTRFADYAFKYAQARGEDKVTLVDKANVITNNYGMQREIFQQKADEYGMKLDFMFVDAMSMAMIVRPETFGTVAVPNLFGDILTDLGAQLQGGLGMGGSGNINPHGLSMFEPIHGSAPDIAGQGKANPIAAVLAAEMLLDNQGFPEEGRMLHAAVRHCLDTMQVTPDLGGKLRTEEVGKAMVDFILNQKK
- a CDS encoding KEOPS complex subunit Pcc1, whose translation is MRALLELELRFQYADGRTAESVLSAVSPENGGYVEARLEGNTIIYRMSAENAGRLRNTADDLMACIKVAEDAAGLVSEDSSGSEERSG
- a CDS encoding flavodoxin family protein gives rise to the protein MAKKILIISTSLRKDSNSEILAHEFEKGAKEAGNEVEFVSLKGKRIAFCNGCGMCQKTGRCNIRDDANAIVDKMARSEVIVWAAPIYYYEMPGQMKTLIDRANCLFCTENAIRETYVLMTCSDESQTAVDGPLKGVSGWVRCLQGVELKGHVCATSTTEPNTVLESPAFMQAYNLGKSIE
- a CDS encoding RNA-binding domain-containing protein, whose product is MTAGFDIPDISAVISREISKGESDNLEFKVSKPSKDDKYVKTAIAFANGSGGRILFGVDDRGDVSGIPDDEVFKTRDSITQALNDSIEPQISFDVCIVNIEGKNVIVAEFVPGKNTPYHLKGRDIDAGTYVRINAITVPADSGTIRSLMANGENMYFDSLEQNSMEVTEKESERLCHRIFGMNAEINSLINAGILINVPHGYKATRAYALLTENPFPYAAVHCIRFHGNDAIFVDESRDLTDDLFDQIDGATDFIANRIFRYFEMDDRQLHRIDRYEIPLIAFREAVVNAVLHRDYFLDSFSIFVRVFDDRVEIESPGTPYKLSLEQTLSGYSSIRNPILMSVFKRRGYVEGYGTGIRKMIRACEENGSFEPRFEIDHQHFKVTFPRGKKVPDEILEEDENAVMELIKSDGGITQTAISERTGIELSKVKRITLALQQKKLIMRSGSRRSGCWLLNPEISYGPRR